One window of the Rhizobiaceae bacterium genome contains the following:
- a CDS encoding strawberry notch family protein translates to MNILSTVAAAPATSRLLAPSSGILAAAERLLPHLERGAQIDVAILRRAMETAFGASDASGAWDWKAAYEACEVATVLFLRKYGKALFRKTASPAARLSVLGKVLALLPTHTRRSEESQALQQFSTPLPLGLAALTAAAITPADRVLEPSAGTGLLAILAATTGGSLILNELADTRADLLSFLFPAIPVTRFDAAQIDDHLDLATVPSVVLMNPPFSAMAHVAGRVQDAGFRHIASALNRLAPGGRLVAITGANVGPDMPDWRDAFVRLQERGRIVFSAAIAGAVYAKHGTTFPTRLTVIDKLPADDPTTFPASPGMAPDAATLLDWIGTHVSARLPVTLPANAAPISAAPPKTVRGTLARTTMARPTASGVVDPEGIPLAYDIVDWTPPEGAHLTEAIYEEYGLQSIRIPGSQGHPTKLVQSAAMASVAPPKPSYRPMLPTNIRALLSDAQLETVIYAGEAHGDHLAGSWTVDETWDSVSAAPADASNTVRFRRGFMLGDGTGAGKGRQSAGIILDNWMQGRRKAVWISKSDKLIEDAQRDWSALGMERLLVTPLSRFPQGKPIVLTEGVLFATYATLRSDERGEKVSRVRQIVDWLGSDFDGVLIFDESHAMQNAGGGKSERGDVAPSQQGRAGLRLQHALPDARVVYVSATGATTVHNLAYAQRLGLWGGSGPSPEARGVPSSNRSTGAICALQASVVTPFATRAEFVEAIEDGGVAAMEVLARDLRSLGLYTSRSLSYDGVEYELVEHALTDEQRRIYDAYAGAFSIIHNHLDAAMEAANITGSDGTLNRQAKSAARSAFESTKQRFFGHLLTSMKTPTLIRSIERDMEEGHAAVIQIVSTGEALMERRLADIPTEEWNDVRVDITPREYVLDYLAHSFPTQLYEPFTDAEGNLSSRPVFRDGQPVESREAVARRDELIERLASLPPVPGALDQIVQRFGTDMVAEVTGRSRRIVRKSGAGGVGDRLAVENRAPSANLAETAAFMDDAKRILVFSDAGGTGRSYHADLSAKNQRLRIHYLLEPGWKADAAIQGLGRTNRTNQAQPPLFRPIATDVKAEKRFLSTIARRLDTLGAITRGQRQTGGQGLFRPEDNLESPYARDALRQLYLLIVRGKIDGCSLQRFESATGLKLMDTNGVKDELPPITTFLNRLLALTIELQGILFTAFEQLLDAKVQGAIASGVYDVGLETLTAESFTVTDRKTIYTHPTTGAETRLLTIAEKRRNRPMTLDDALAYVDADHGKLLVNAKSGRAAVQVPAPSLMLDDGEIERRVRLIRPMEHHHASFKMMADSHWEEVDRDTFALAWTRELDDVPAFTESTLHIVAGLLLPVWKRLPNESTRVYRLQTDDGERIIGRRVSPAWAANAAESGVSSLSADDAYAALIDGRTILDLAEGLQLRRVRVMGANRIELSGFTEAMRERLRAYGLFTEIISWKLRFFVPVDAAGPTVLAKLLDTYPVARISDREVA, encoded by the coding sequence ATGAACATCCTGTCTACCGTGGCCGCCGCGCCGGCCACGTCGCGTCTGCTCGCCCCGTCGTCGGGGATTCTCGCCGCTGCCGAACGGCTGCTTCCTCATCTCGAACGCGGCGCACAGATCGATGTCGCGATCCTGCGCCGCGCGATGGAAACCGCGTTCGGCGCGTCCGACGCATCGGGCGCCTGGGATTGGAAAGCGGCCTACGAGGCGTGCGAGGTCGCGACCGTCCTGTTCCTGCGCAAATACGGAAAAGCGCTGTTCCGCAAAACCGCTTCTCCGGCTGCACGCCTTTCCGTGCTGGGGAAGGTGCTGGCCCTCCTGCCGACGCACACCCGCCGCTCCGAGGAAAGCCAGGCGCTCCAGCAATTTTCGACGCCGCTGCCGCTGGGCCTCGCCGCACTGACGGCGGCGGCGATCACGCCTGCCGACCGCGTTCTGGAACCCTCGGCCGGCACGGGCCTGCTCGCCATCCTGGCGGCGACAACCGGCGGTTCGCTGATCCTCAACGAACTGGCCGACACGCGCGCCGACCTGCTTTCTTTCCTCTTTCCGGCCATTCCCGTCACCCGCTTCGACGCGGCGCAGATCGACGATCATCTCGATCTGGCCACGGTTCCCAGCGTCGTGCTGATGAACCCGCCGTTCTCGGCGATGGCGCATGTCGCGGGTCGCGTGCAGGACGCCGGCTTCCGCCATATCGCCTCAGCGCTGAACCGGCTCGCGCCTGGCGGCCGACTTGTCGCCATCACCGGCGCCAATGTTGGTCCCGATATGCCCGACTGGCGTGACGCCTTCGTCCGCTTGCAGGAGCGCGGACGCATCGTGTTCAGCGCCGCCATCGCCGGCGCGGTCTATGCCAAGCATGGGACGACCTTTCCGACGCGCCTGACGGTTATCGACAAGCTGCCCGCCGATGATCCGACGACGTTCCCGGCCTCACCAGGCATGGCGCCCGATGCCGCGACGCTGCTCGACTGGATCGGGACGCATGTGTCCGCGCGCCTGCCTGTCACGCTGCCCGCCAATGCGGCGCCTATTTCCGCCGCTCCGCCGAAAACGGTGCGGGGCACTCTCGCCCGCACGACGATGGCTCGCCCGACTGCCTCCGGCGTCGTTGATCCCGAGGGTATTCCGCTCGCCTACGACATCGTGGACTGGACGCCGCCCGAGGGCGCGCACCTGACTGAGGCGATCTATGAGGAATACGGATTGCAGTCGATCCGTATTCCCGGTTCTCAGGGCCACCCCACCAAGCTGGTGCAATCGGCGGCGATGGCGAGCGTCGCGCCGCCCAAGCCGAGCTATCGGCCAATGCTGCCGACAAACATCCGGGCTCTGCTCTCCGACGCCCAGCTCGAAACCGTCATCTATGCCGGCGAAGCGCATGGCGACCATCTCGCCGGATCGTGGACGGTCGATGAGACCTGGGACAGCGTGAGCGCCGCGCCCGCCGACGCCTCGAACACCGTCCGATTCCGCCGTGGCTTCATGCTCGGCGATGGCACCGGCGCCGGCAAGGGCCGCCAGTCCGCCGGCATCATCCTCGACAACTGGATGCAGGGTCGCCGCAAGGCCGTGTGGATCAGCAAGTCCGACAAGCTGATCGAGGATGCGCAACGCGACTGGTCGGCGCTCGGCATGGAGCGTTTGCTGGTGACGCCGCTGTCACGTTTCCCGCAGGGCAAGCCGATCGTGCTCACCGAAGGCGTCCTATTTGCAACCTACGCCACGCTGCGCTCCGACGAGCGTGGCGAGAAGGTTTCGCGCGTTCGGCAAATCGTCGATTGGTTGGGCTCCGATTTCGACGGGGTGCTCATTTTCGACGAAAGCCATGCCATGCAGAACGCCGGCGGCGGAAAAAGCGAACGCGGCGACGTCGCCCCCTCGCAACAGGGGCGCGCAGGCCTTCGCCTGCAACATGCGCTGCCCGACGCCCGCGTCGTCTATGTCTCGGCGACCGGCGCCACCACGGTTCACAATCTCGCCTATGCGCAACGGCTCGGCCTGTGGGGCGGCTCAGGCCCCTCGCCGGAGGCTCGGGGCGTTCCTTCCTCAAATCGCTCCACTGGAGCGATTTGTGCCTTGCAGGCATCGGTCGTCACTCCCTTCGCCACCCGTGCCGAGTTCGTCGAAGCCATCGAGGATGGCGGCGTCGCGGCGATGGAGGTGCTGGCGCGCGATCTGCGTTCGCTCGGCCTCTACACCTCGCGTTCGCTCTCCTATGACGGCGTGGAATACGAGCTGGTCGAGCACGCGCTGACCGATGAACAGCGCCGCATCTACGACGCCTATGCCGGGGCGTTCTCGATCATTCACAATCATCTCGACGCGGCGATGGAAGCCGCCAATATCACCGGCAGCGACGGCACGCTGAACCGGCAGGCCAAATCCGCTGCCCGCTCGGCCTTCGAGTCGACCAAGCAGCGCTTCTTCGGCCATCTCCTCACCAGCATGAAGACGCCGACGCTGATCCGCTCCATTGAGCGCGACATGGAGGAAGGCCATGCCGCCGTCATTCAGATCGTCTCGACCGGCGAAGCGCTGATGGAGCGCCGTTTGGCGGACATCCCCACCGAGGAATGGAACGACGTCCGCGTCGACATCACTCCTCGGGAATATGTGCTCGACTATCTGGCGCACAGCTTCCCCACCCAACTCTATGAACCCTTCACCGACGCCGAGGGCAATCTGTCGTCGCGGCCGGTCTTCCGCGATGGCCAGCCCGTCGAAAGCCGCGAAGCCGTCGCCCGCCGCGACGAGCTGATCGAGCGCCTTGCATCGCTGCCACCCGTGCCCGGCGCGCTCGACCAGATCGTACAGCGGTTCGGAACCGACATGGTGGCCGAAGTGACGGGGCGCTCACGCCGTATCGTGCGCAAGTCCGGCGCGGGCGGCGTCGGCGACCGCCTTGCCGTGGAGAACCGCGCGCCCTCCGCCAATCTCGCCGAAACCGCCGCCTTCATGGATGATGCAAAGCGCATCCTCGTCTTCTCTGACGCCGGCGGCACGGGCCGTAGCTATCACGCGGACCTGTCGGCGAAGAACCAGCGTCTGCGCATCCACTACCTGCTCGAACCGGGCTGGAAGGCCGACGCCGCCATTCAGGGCCTGGGGCGCACCAACCGCACCAACCAGGCGCAGCCGCCGCTGTTCCGACCGATCGCTACCGACGTGAAGGCGGAGAAGCGTTTTCTCTCGACCATCGCCCGGCGGCTGGACACGCTGGGCGCCATCACGCGCGGACAGCGGCAGACCGGCGGCCAGGGCCTGTTCCGGCCCGAGGACAATCTGGAATCGCCATACGCCCGCGATGCGCTACGCCAGCTCTATCTGCTGATCGTGCGCGGCAAGATCGACGGTTGCTCGCTTCAACGCTTCGAGAGCGCGACCGGCCTGAAGTTGATGGACACCAATGGCGTCAAGGACGAGTTGCCGCCGATCACCACCTTCCTCAATCGCCTGTTGGCGCTGACCATCGAGCTTCAGGGCATCCTCTTCACCGCCTTCGAGCAATTGCTCGACGCCAAGGTGCAGGGCGCGATCGCCAGCGGCGTCTATGACGTCGGGCTGGAGACGTTGACGGCCGAAAGCTTCACCGTCACCGACCGCAAGACGATCTACACGCATCCCACGACCGGCGCCGAAACCCGGCTGCTCACCATCGCCGAGAAGCGCCGCAACCGGCCGATGACGCTCGACGATGCGCTGGCCTATGTCGATGCCGATCACGGCAAGCTACTGGTCAACGCCAAATCGGGCCGCGCCGCGGTGCAGGTTCCGGCGCCCTCGCTGATGCTCGACGACGGCGAGATCGAACGTCGCGTCCGGCTGATCCGGCCGATGGAGCACCATCACGCCTCGTTCAAGATGATGGCTGACAGCCACTGGGAAGAAGTCGACCGAGATACTTTCGCGCTGGCATGGACGCGCGAACTCGATGACGTGCCGGCCTTCACCGAGAGCACGCTGCACATCGTCGCCGGCCTGCTTCTGCCGGTCTGGAAGCGCCTGCCGAACGAGTCGACGCGGGTCTATCGGCTCCAGACCGATGACGGCGAACGCATCATCGGACGGCGGGTGTCGCCCGCGTGGGCGGCGAATGCAGCGGAATCCGGCGTCTCCAGTCTGTCCGCCGATGACGCCTATGCCGCGCTAATCGACGGGCGGACCATCCTCGACCTCGCCGAAGGTCTTCAGCTTCGCCGCGTCCGCGTCATGGGCGCCAATCGCATCGAACTTTCGGGGTTCACCGAGGCGATGCGCGAGCGCCTGCGCGCCTATGGCCTCTTCACCGAGATCATCTCGTGGAAGCTGCGCTTCTTCGTCCCCGTCGACGCCGCCGGTCCCACGGTGCTGGCGAAACTGCTCGATACCTACCCGGTGGCGCGCATCTCGGATCGGGAGGTGGCGTGA
- a CDS encoding ParB/RepB/Spo0J family partition protein, with amino-acid sequence MASAIQKITLSSSRDIPFNKLMLAQANVRRVKAGVSIEELAESIARRGLIQSLHVRPVLGAEDQETGMFEVPAGGRRYRALELLAKQKRLAKTAPVPCVVSDAASGILIDEISLVENIDRAPLHPLDQFRAFQAMRDKGMTEEAIAAAFFVGVNVVKQRLRLASVSSKLLDIYAEDGMTLEMLMAFTVSADHARQEQVWETISAGWQKEPWQVRRMLTETTVRASDKRAVFVGIDAYEAAGGIVLRDLFQSDDGGWLQDAALLDRLVAEKLKAAADEIAAEGWKWVEAALSIPYGVIHGMREISGAPLDMSEAEQATRDALQAEFDRLSEEYDSADELPDEIDQRLGEIEAALKELDNRPVRYDPTEITIAGVFVTLDANGKLVVDRGYVRPEDERPVEPEGDDSPEVSNPETSEPATLAIQRAVITIGGQPASAAEDDEEDGIKPLPERLITELTAHRTLALRDAVASHPHVAMTALLHKLVSDTFLHRPATGALEANVRPIHFTAQAEELKDSASAQAVTDRHERWGDHVPADDEALWGWLVALDDDNRMELLAHCVSYGVNALYERPNPYSGSGVSEHGLKVRLAQADRLARATGLDMAQVGWRPTVGNYLGRVTKARILEAVREGAGERAAQLIDHMKKGDMAKEAERLLADTGWLPEPLRLKGADGDGAVGPVGQTDGDEALPAFLAEDDDEEEPANVEEDEDAMIAVE; translated from the coding sequence ATGGCGTCTGCCATTCAGAAGATCACCCTGTCGTCGTCGCGCGACATCCCCTTTAACAAGCTGATGCTCGCCCAAGCCAATGTCCGGCGCGTGAAGGCCGGCGTGTCGATCGAGGAGCTGGCCGAGTCCATCGCCCGACGTGGCCTGATCCAGTCCTTGCATGTCAGGCCGGTCCTCGGCGCCGAAGATCAGGAGACCGGCATGTTCGAGGTGCCCGCGGGCGGCCGCCGTTATCGGGCGCTCGAACTGCTGGCCAAGCAGAAGCGTCTCGCCAAGACCGCGCCCGTGCCCTGCGTCGTCAGCGATGCGGCAAGCGGCATTCTGATCGACGAAATCTCGCTGGTCGAGAACATCGACCGCGCCCCGCTCCATCCGCTCGACCAGTTCCGGGCGTTTCAGGCCATGCGCGACAAGGGCATGACCGAGGAGGCGATCGCCGCAGCGTTCTTCGTCGGCGTCAACGTGGTGAAGCAGCGCCTGCGCCTCGCGTCAGTGTCGTCGAAGCTGCTCGACATCTATGCCGAGGACGGCATGACGCTGGAAATGCTGATGGCCTTCACCGTCTCGGCTGACCATGCCCGCCAGGAACAGGTCTGGGAGACGATCAGCGCCGGCTGGCAGAAGGAGCCGTGGCAGGTCCGGCGGATGCTGACCGAGACCACCGTGCGCGCCTCCGACAAGCGCGCCGTGTTCGTCGGCATCGACGCCTACGAGGCGGCCGGTGGCATCGTGCTGCGTGACCTCTTCCAGTCGGACGACGGAGGCTGGCTTCAGGATGCCGCCCTGCTCGATCGCCTGGTCGCCGAGAAGCTGAAGGCGGCGGCCGACGAGATCGCCGCCGAAGGCTGGAAATGGGTCGAAGCCGCCCTCAGCATTCCCTACGGCGTCATCCACGGAATGCGGGAGATTTCCGGCGCGCCGCTCGACATGAGCGAGGCGGAACAGGCGACGCGCGACGCCTTGCAGGCCGAATTTGATCGCCTGTCCGAGGAATATGACAGCGCCGACGAACTGCCGGACGAGATCGATCAGCGCCTTGGCGAGATCGAGGCGGCACTGAAGGAACTCGACAACAGGCCGGTGCGCTACGATCCGACCGAGATCACCATCGCCGGCGTCTTCGTGACCCTCGACGCCAACGGCAAGCTCGTCGTCGATCGCGGCTATGTCCGCCCGGAGGACGAACGGCCTGTCGAGCCGGAAGGTGACGATAGCCCGGAGGTCAGCAATCCCGAAACCAGCGAACCGGCGACGCTCGCCATCCAGCGCGCCGTCATCACCATCGGCGGCCAGCCCGCGTCGGCGGCGGAGGATGACGAGGAGGACGGCATCAAGCCGCTGCCCGAACGCCTCATCACCGAGCTGACGGCGCATCGCACGCTTGCCTTGCGCGATGCCGTGGCGAGCCATCCGCATGTCGCCATGACGGCACTGCTGCACAAGCTGGTGTCGGACACGTTCCTGCATCGCCCGGCGACGGGCGCGCTGGAGGCCAATGTCCGGCCAATCCACTTCACGGCGCAGGCCGAGGAGTTGAAGGATAGCGCCTCCGCGCAAGCCGTCACCGATCGGCATGAGCGCTGGGGCGATCATGTTCCGGCCGATGACGAGGCGCTGTGGGGCTGGCTCGTGGCGCTCGACGACGACAACCGCATGGAGCTGCTTGCCCATTGCGTCAGCTATGGCGTCAACGCGCTCTATGAGCGGCCGAACCCCTATAGCGGCTCTGGCGTCAGCGAGCATGGGCTGAAGGTCCGGCTGGCGCAGGCCGATCGGCTGGCGCGGGCGACGGGTCTCGACATGGCGCAAGTCGGATGGCGGCCGACGGTCGGCAATTATCTCGGCCGCGTCACCAAAGCGCGCATTCTCGAAGCCGTTCGCGAAGGCGCCGGCGAGCGCGCCGCGCAGCTCATCGACCACATGAAGAAGGGCGACATGGCCAAGGAGGCTGAACGCTTGCTCGCTGATACCGGCTGGCTGCCCGAGCCGCTGCGCCTCAAGGGCGCCGATGGCGACGGGGCTGTCGGGCCCGTTGGTCAGACCGATGGCGATGAAGCGCTTCCTGCTTTCCTCGCCGAAGATGACGACGAGGAAGAGCCCGCCAACGTCGAGGAAGACGAGGACGCCATGATCGCCGTCGAGTGA
- a CDS encoding DUF932 domain-containing protein — translation MNMQVLDARRDLSGGYKVDVTRGERVGRVSSEWFSRPDDERFLSLGDLARSVRDRSERSRTRVVETALIHVEASRTDPERLSLILPGAEAPVAPTHWSFGQLASQVGAPAAYLRQLPAALAGINLQYGLTSNRAEQIKTLETGDGVSGSRVELRAVTGPDYGRIYDHELVEAVQRIAGDGTGDTRWKVPGVLDWSTGIYNPRVDISKDTTTLYASDRDVFVFLVDDLNPIEAGKLPDGSPDLFFRGFYAWNSEVGAKTLGMASFYLRAVCQNRNLWGVEDFEEISIRHSKYAASRFAHEAAPALLNFANSSPMPFINGIKAARERIVARTDEDRSDFLRRRGFSKAETGKIIDAVLAEEGRPPESIFDFVQGITAVARDKPHQDARLDMEAKAKKLLDRAA, via the coding sequence ATGAACATGCAGGTTCTCGATGCCCGCCGCGATCTCAGCGGCGGCTACAAGGTGGATGTCACGCGCGGCGAGCGCGTCGGCCGGGTGTCGTCGGAGTGGTTCTCGCGGCCCGACGATGAGCGGTTCCTGTCACTCGGCGACCTGGCCCGCTCGGTGCGCGATCGGTCCGAACGTAGCCGGACCCGCGTGGTGGAAACGGCGCTGATCCATGTCGAGGCGAGCCGCACCGATCCTGAGCGGCTGTCGCTGATCTTGCCCGGCGCCGAGGCGCCCGTGGCTCCGACGCACTGGAGCTTCGGCCAGTTGGCGAGCCAGGTCGGCGCTCCTGCCGCCTATCTGCGCCAGCTTCCTGCGGCGCTCGCCGGCATCAATCTGCAATACGGCCTGACGTCGAACCGCGCCGAGCAGATCAAGACGCTGGAAACCGGCGATGGCGTTTCAGGGAGCCGCGTCGAACTGCGCGCCGTCACCGGCCCGGATTATGGCCGCATCTACGATCACGAACTGGTCGAGGCGGTGCAGCGCATCGCCGGCGACGGCACGGGCGATACGCGCTGGAAAGTGCCGGGCGTGCTCGACTGGTCGACGGGAATCTACAACCCGCGTGTCGACATCTCGAAGGACACGACGACGCTCTATGCCAGCGACCGCGATGTGTTCGTGTTCCTCGTCGATGACCTGAACCCCATCGAGGCCGGCAAGCTGCCGGATGGCTCGCCCGACCTGTTCTTCCGGGGCTTCTACGCCTGGAACTCGGAGGTCGGTGCCAAGACGCTCGGCATGGCGAGCTTCTATCTGCGCGCAGTCTGCCAGAATCGAAACCTGTGGGGCGTCGAGGATTTCGAGGAGATCAGCATCCGGCACAGCAAATATGCCGCCTCGCGCTTTGCCCATGAGGCGGCGCCGGCGCTGCTCAACTTCGCGAACTCGTCGCCCATGCCCTTCATCAACGGCATCAAGGCGGCGCGCGAGCGGATCGTGGCGCGCACGGACGAGGATCGCAGCGATTTTCTACGCCGGCGCGGCTTCTCGAAGGCCGAGACCGGCAAGATCATCGACGCGGTGCTGGCCGAGGAAGGCCGTCCGCCCGAGAGCATCTTCGATTTCGTGCAAGGCATCACGGCCGTCGCGCGCGACAAGCCGCATCAGGACGCCCGCCTCGACATGGAGGCGAAGGCAAAGAAGCTGCTCGATCGAGCGGCTTGA
- a CDS encoding GNAT family N-acetyltransferase, whose amino-acid sequence MPLSADHDRDAFSCGVDSLDRYLRTQASQDVRRKANGIFILIEPEQPRTVLGYYSLCATGLPQGDVPAAARKHIPRYPLVSATLVGRLAVSRARQGERLGAILLADAVQRAYASASTIGSSMLVVDAFNERAAAFYEGNGFVRLPDSMRLVMPMYTIEKMLKR is encoded by the coding sequence GTGCCGCTTTCTGCCGATCACGATCGCGATGCTTTCTCTTGCGGGGTCGATAGCCTCGACCGCTATTTGCGGACGCAGGCGAGCCAAGACGTGCGGCGCAAGGCAAACGGCATCTTCATCCTCATTGAGCCGGAGCAGCCCCGAACAGTGCTCGGCTATTACTCGCTTTGCGCAACGGGCCTGCCGCAGGGTGACGTTCCCGCCGCCGCCCGCAAGCATATCCCGCGCTATCCGCTGGTGAGCGCCACGCTGGTCGGCCGTCTGGCGGTGTCGCGCGCACGGCAAGGAGAGCGCCTGGGGGCGATCCTGCTCGCCGATGCCGTGCAACGCGCCTACGCATCCGCCTCGACCATCGGTTCGTCGATGCTGGTCGTTGACGCGTTCAATGAGCGCGCCGCCGCCTTCTATGAAGGCAATGGGTTCGTCCGCCTCCCGGATTCGATGCGGCTCGTTATGCCTATGTACACCATCGAAAAAATGCTGAAGAGATGA
- a CDS encoding DUF1778 domain-containing protein, whose product MHRDAPGRVERLGFRVDEATKDLIERAAYLSQRKVSDFCVTALAETARRTITEHEMLVLSDRDREAFFNALINPPAPSDRLQRALADHKRRVAP is encoded by the coding sequence TTGCACCGGGACGCGCCAGGGCGGGTTGAACGGCTCGGATTCCGCGTTGACGAAGCGACGAAGGATCTCATCGAGCGTGCCGCTTACCTGTCGCAGCGCAAGGTGAGCGACTTCTGCGTAACGGCGCTCGCTGAGACAGCTCGCCGGACGATCACCGAGCATGAAATGCTCGTGCTTTCCGACCGTGATCGCGAGGCTTTCTTCAATGCCCTGATCAATCCGCCCGCGCCGAGCGATCGTCTTCAGCGTGCGCTCGCCGACCACAAGCGCCGGGTCGCCCCGTAA
- a CDS encoding site-specific integrase: MAKLTKKAVDALEAPATGQAFLWDGELKGFGVRVTKASIKTFIIQYRNAEGKSRRINIGRFGVMTVENARDEAKIKLGAVAAGEDPAETDENPHRQVTVADLCDWYLIEAEAGRILGRRNRPIKKSTLAMDKSRIETHIKPLLGKRLAHTLKVADIEGMQSDIVAGKTAKPRGGGRGGVTTGGPGVASRAVGTLQSILGHAARLDKLESHPSRGARKLAGKKKQRRLSVAELKKLGTAMRHAERSGESPVALAIIRFLALTGFRISEGQGMERRWLNTEAGYVAFPDTKSDAQIRAVGPSAAELAASQPVRGNNPYVFPSDITEGHFTSAKACLFRLCASVGIEGVTPHTLRHTFGSVAGDLGFSELTIRALLGHAAQSVTQGYVHIDEALKLAVTRTCEEIASLLDEEDKAGIFKQAERQAGSVIAEG, translated from the coding sequence ATGGCCAAGCTGACGAAAAAGGCCGTGGATGCGCTGGAGGCGCCGGCTACGGGGCAAGCATTCCTGTGGGATGGAGAATTGAAGGGCTTCGGCGTCCGCGTGACCAAGGCCAGCATCAAGACCTTCATCATCCAGTACCGGAACGCCGAGGGTAAAAGCCGCCGCATCAATATCGGCCGCTTCGGTGTCATGACCGTCGAGAACGCGCGCGACGAAGCCAAGATCAAGCTCGGCGCCGTCGCCGCCGGTGAAGACCCGGCAGAAACCGACGAGAACCCTCATCGGCAGGTCACGGTTGCCGATCTCTGCGATTGGTATCTCATCGAGGCCGAGGCTGGCCGCATCCTCGGCCGCCGCAATCGACCGATCAAGAAATCCACGCTGGCCATGGACAAGAGCCGTATCGAGACGCATATCAAGCCGCTCCTTGGCAAGCGTCTCGCCCATACGCTGAAAGTGGCCGATATCGAGGGGATGCAGTCGGATATCGTGGCCGGCAAGACGGCAAAGCCGCGAGGCGGAGGTCGAGGCGGCGTCACGACCGGCGGACCCGGCGTTGCCTCCCGCGCGGTCGGAACACTCCAGAGCATCCTTGGCCATGCCGCCCGTCTCGACAAGCTCGAAAGCCATCCAAGTCGCGGCGCACGAAAACTCGCCGGCAAGAAGAAGCAGCGCCGGTTGAGCGTGGCCGAGCTTAAGAAGCTTGGCACCGCGATGCGACACGCGGAACGCAGCGGCGAGAGCCCGGTGGCCCTCGCCATCATCCGCTTCCTGGCGCTTACAGGTTTCCGCATTTCCGAGGGTCAGGGCATGGAACGCCGTTGGCTCAACACCGAGGCTGGCTACGTGGCTTTCCCTGACACCAAGAGCGATGCGCAGATCCGTGCGGTCGGCCCTTCCGCTGCAGAGCTCGCCGCCAGTCAACCGGTTCGGGGCAATAATCCATATGTCTTCCCATCGGATATCACCGAGGGGCATTTCACGTCAGCCAAGGCGTGCCTCTTCAGGCTTTGCGCCAGCGTCGGGATCGAGGGTGTCACGCCGCATACGCTACGCCATACCTTCGGCAGCGTTGCCGGCGATCTCGGCTTCTCCGAACTGACGATCCGGGCTTTGCTTGGCCATGCCGCTCAAAGCGTGACCCAGGGCTACGTCCATATCGACGAGGCACTGAAACTCGCCGTCACACGCACTTGCGAGGAAATCGCTTCCCTGTTGGATGAAGAGGACAAAGCCGGAATTTTCAAGCAGGCAGAAAGACAGGCAGGCAGCGTGATCGCAGAGGGCTAA
- a CDS encoding endonuclease — translation MAFNFGAVEEMTWVRDQLRPRYGDFGPVPVRTPIGQLVNSSISGRTRDEISLAAYRRLVDAYREWPDLARASAGDVQAMIGDVTFPDVKARHLCDALHVIAAYQPSFDLTFLGSLSVAKALAWLERLPGVGRKVSASTLNFSTLKMPAFVVDTHILRILGRYGFVRSNADTRTAYDAIMATLDAWSADELAELHILMKCLGQTICRADLACCPDCPIRQRCKAAICSETGRAAQRERGSHFRPGGQRDKHHRARMAVSPRHPEIGSVQ, via the coding sequence ATGGCATTCAACTTCGGCGCCGTCGAAGAAATGACGTGGGTACGGGATCAGCTTCGGCCTCGCTATGGCGACTTCGGCCCTGTTCCCGTGCGAACGCCTATTGGTCAACTCGTGAACTCGTCGATCAGCGGTCGTACGCGCGATGAAATTTCATTGGCCGCCTATCGACGGCTCGTGGACGCCTATCGGGAATGGCCCGACCTCGCACGAGCATCGGCGGGCGATGTCCAGGCCATGATCGGCGACGTGACCTTTCCCGACGTCAAGGCGCGTCATCTGTGCGATGCGCTTCATGTCATAGCAGCGTATCAGCCGAGTTTCGACCTGACGTTTCTTGGCAGCCTGAGTGTTGCGAAAGCGCTCGCATGGCTGGAGCGCTTGCCCGGCGTCGGCCGAAAGGTCTCTGCGTCTACCCTCAACTTCAGCACGTTGAAAATGCCGGCGTTCGTCGTCGATACGCACATACTGAGGATACTGGGGCGATACGGATTCGTCCGAAGCAATGCTGATACACGAACCGCCTATGATGCGATAATGGCGACATTGGATGCGTGGAGCGCCGACGAACTGGCAGAACTTCACATATTGATGAAATGCCTTGGTCAGACCATCTGCCGCGCCGATCTTGCCTGTTGCCCTGATTGTCCGATCCGTCAGCGCTGCAAGGCCGCTATCTGTTCGGAAACCGGCCGGGCGGCGCAACGCGAACGCGGGAGTCATTTTCGTCCTGGTGGCCAACGGGATAAGCACCATCGAGCCCGCATGGCGGTCTCGCCGCG